A single genomic interval of Spinacia oleracea cultivar Varoflay chromosome 6, BTI_SOV_V1, whole genome shotgun sequence harbors:
- the LOC110785842 gene encoding putative hydrolase C777.06c, whose product MAAFLGAVRPVQCSLTNFANQRLKLSPSIFPVSVPRNGLSFHHLLKRTFQSSLHSAPVESTSSNLVTPSGEQSEIIFVGTGTSEGIPRVSCLTDPVKNCPVCKKAADPNSKNRRLNTSILIRYNGSSGLRNVLIDAGKFFYHSALRWFPTYGIRTLDAVIITHSHADAIGGLDDLRDWTNNVQPSIPIYVANRDFEVMKKTHYYLVDTSVIIPGAAVSELQFHIIDEEPFTLHDLKITPLPVWHGQGYRSLGFRFGNICYISDVSDIPDETYPLLKDCDLLIMDALKPERSTPTHFGLPRALDEVRKIKPKRTLFTGMMHLMDHEEINAYLLKLKDTEGLDVQLSYDGLRVPVNL is encoded by the exons atggCTGCATTTCTGGGTGCAGTTCGTCCAGTTCAATGTTCTCTAACTAATTTTGCAAATCAAAGACTCAAACTTTCTCCCTCCATATTCCCAGTTTCAGTTCCCAGAAATGGGTTATCTTTCCATCATCTCCTTAAACGAACTTTTCAATCGTCTCTACATTCTG CACCTGTAGAATCTACGAGCAGCAATCTGGTGACACCTTCAGGAGAACAGTCTGAAATTATATTTGTAGGAACAGGAACAAGCGAGGGCATTCCACGCGTAAGCTGCTTGACTGATCCTGTCAAGAATTGTCCG GTATGCAAGAAAGCAGCGGATCCAAATAGCAAAAATAGGAGACTCAACACAAGCATTCTGATCCGTTACAATGGATCTTCTGGGCTACGCAATGTTCTCATCGATGCTGGAAA GTTTTTCTACCATAGTGCTCTCCGCTGGTTTCCTACTTATGG GATAAGAACACTTGATGCGGTTATTATTACTCATTCTCATGCTGATGCTATTGGAG gTCTTGATGATCTTCGTGACTGGACAAACAATGTGCAGCCCTCTATTCCAATATATGTCGCTAATCGTGATTTTGAG GTGATGAAGAAGACCCATTACTATCTGGTGGATACAAGTGTGATTATACCAGGTGCTGCTGTGTCGGAGTTGCAGTTCCATATCATTGACGAGGAGCCTTTCACTTTGCATGATCTGAAG ATTACTCCGCTGCCTGTGTGGCATGGGCAAGGCTATCGTTCTCTCGGTTTTCGCTTTGGCAACATTTGTTACATAAG CGATGTCAGTGATATTCCGGATGAAACATATCCACTCTTGAAGGATTGTGATCTTCTAATTATG GATGCTTTGAAACCTGAACGGTCTACTCCAACCCATTTTGGACTTCCAAGG GCATTGGACGAGGTTCGAAAAATCAAACCCAAGAGAACGCTTTTCACTG GCATGATGCACCTGATGGATCACGAAGAAATAAACGCATACTTATTGAAGTTGAAGGACACAGAAGGACTTGATGTGCAATTGAGCTACGATGGACTACGCGTACCTGTAAATCTCTAG